A window of Pirellula sp. SH-Sr6A contains these coding sequences:
- the sdhA gene encoding succinate dehydrogenase flavoprotein subunit, which produces MGNRVLVVGGGLAGLAATMKLAELGVPVDLLSLTPVKRSHSVCAQGGINSVNDLTRQQGDDEWKHFDDTIYGGDFLQNQPPVKEMAYWAPKVIDLMDRLGVTFNRTPEGFIDRRRFGGTLYKRTAFAGATTGQQLLYALDEQVRRYEAEGMVKKYEFWDFLGPVTDESGRCVGAVAQDMVSMEIRSFPADAVIVATGGNGLVFGRSTMSVFCTGSAASRCFQAGAKLGNPEFIQVHPTAIPGADKLRLMSESARGEGGRVWVPRKPNDSRYPKEIPQSDRYYFLEERFPKYGNLVPRDIATREIFNICVNEGLSVDPTRMCVYLDLTHIPRAELDRKLGGILEIYEKFQGVDPRDEPMKIFPAVHYSMGGLWVDYEANASGGLLAGSPKNQVTNIPGLYAMGECDYQYHGANRLGANSLLSCIFSGLFVAPGIVNWMKDHKAASDLPKSLFEHAVASANDRHKKLLANQAGDENPYLLHQELGDAMTRAATVVRDNKQLEDAYSKVLEMQERSKRCSLSDTGNWTNQNVIFTKAVQDMFPVALSILKGALMRDESRGAHFKPAFSLPSLKATDPAERRKEAEEWCDNFEANNRKFLKTTVCTWNGTEPDHSFEDIDTRLLAPRPRLYGLVGAEEIEQVWKERTAKKEASQKKELVGAAT; this is translated from the coding sequence ATGGGAAATCGAGTATTGGTAGTCGGTGGTGGCTTGGCGGGACTCGCAGCCACAATGAAACTCGCGGAGCTTGGTGTTCCGGTAGACCTCTTGAGCTTGACCCCGGTGAAACGATCTCACAGCGTGTGCGCCCAGGGCGGAATCAACAGTGTCAACGATTTGACTCGCCAACAGGGGGACGACGAGTGGAAACACTTCGACGACACGATCTACGGTGGCGACTTCCTCCAAAACCAGCCGCCCGTGAAAGAGATGGCGTACTGGGCTCCCAAAGTCATCGATTTGATGGACCGCCTCGGCGTCACCTTCAATAGAACTCCCGAAGGTTTCATCGACCGACGACGCTTTGGTGGAACGCTTTATAAACGAACCGCGTTCGCAGGCGCGACGACCGGACAACAGCTCCTTTACGCTCTCGATGAGCAAGTTCGCCGCTACGAAGCGGAGGGAATGGTTAAGAAGTATGAGTTTTGGGATTTCCTCGGACCTGTAACGGACGAGAGCGGGCGCTGTGTCGGCGCTGTCGCACAGGACATGGTGTCGATGGAGATTCGCTCGTTCCCCGCCGATGCGGTTATCGTTGCGACCGGCGGCAATGGCTTGGTCTTCGGCCGTTCGACCATGTCCGTTTTCTGCACCGGCAGCGCGGCGAGTCGATGCTTCCAAGCGGGCGCTAAACTCGGGAATCCCGAGTTCATTCAAGTCCACCCGACCGCGATTCCGGGAGCCGATAAGCTTCGATTGATGAGCGAATCGGCACGGGGTGAAGGGGGACGCGTTTGGGTACCTCGCAAGCCAAACGACTCCCGCTATCCGAAAGAGATCCCGCAATCGGATCGTTATTACTTTCTCGAAGAGCGGTTTCCCAAGTACGGGAATCTCGTTCCTCGCGATATCGCAACGCGCGAGATTTTCAACATCTGTGTGAACGAAGGTCTCTCCGTCGACCCCACGCGTATGTGCGTGTACTTGGACCTCACCCACATCCCCCGGGCGGAGCTGGACCGCAAGCTAGGCGGTATCCTTGAGATCTACGAAAAATTCCAAGGGGTCGACCCTCGCGACGAGCCGATGAAAATCTTCCCAGCGGTCCACTACAGCATGGGCGGTCTCTGGGTCGACTACGAAGCGAACGCCTCCGGAGGATTGCTCGCCGGTTCACCAAAGAATCAAGTCACCAATATACCGGGACTCTATGCGATGGGTGAATGCGATTACCAATACCACGGAGCGAATCGCTTGGGCGCGAACTCGCTATTGAGCTGCATCTTCAGCGGTCTTTTCGTTGCACCTGGGATCGTCAACTGGATGAAGGACCATAAGGCGGCGAGCGATCTTCCTAAGAGCTTGTTCGAACATGCGGTCGCGTCGGCGAATGATCGTCACAAGAAACTCCTTGCGAACCAAGCTGGAGACGAAAACCCTTACTTGCTCCACCAAGAGTTGGGCGATGCGATGACCCGGGCCGCGACGGTCGTTCGAGACAATAAGCAACTTGAAGACGCCTACTCCAAAGTGCTTGAGATGCAGGAACGTTCGAAGCGTTGCTCCTTGAGTGACACAGGAAACTGGACGAACCAAAACGTGATCTTCACGAAAGCCGTGCAGGATATGTTCCCTGTCGCTCTGAGCATCCTCAAAGGTGCGTTGATGCGAGATGAAAGCCGGGGTGCCCACTTCAAGCCCGCGTTCTCTCTCCCTAGCCTCAAGGCGACCGATCCTGCAGAGCGACGCAAAGAAGCGGAAGAATGGTGCGATAACTTCGAAGCCAACAACCGAAAATTCCTCAAAACAACCGTCTGCACTTGGAACGGTACCGAACCCGACCATTCTTTCGAAGATATCGATACCCGCCTCCTCGCTCCGCGACCAAGACTGTACGGATTGGTCGGGGCAGAAGAGATCGAGCAAGTCTGGAAGGAACGGACGGCCAAAAAAGAAGCGAGTCAAAAGAAGGAACTGGTCGGCGCGGCGACCTAA
- the udk gene encoding uridine kinase, whose protein sequence is MALRQLVVGIAGGSGSGKSTLVERLLGGPLKDSISVLPHDHYYHSQEQLPADLRETHNWDHPDSIDNQLFATHLLQLKNGDDVERPVYCFKTHRRLPDRNLVTSKPIILVEGILLLAIPVIRELIDWRIYIDAPSDERILRRIVRDTTERGRTLQSVIDQYRGSARPMHEAWIEPSRTSAHLVVPNEHEASFLVSGRIIENALENMLRVGM, encoded by the coding sequence ATGGCGCTGCGACAACTTGTTGTTGGTATTGCGGGCGGGTCGGGATCGGGCAAATCGACGCTGGTCGAGCGTTTACTAGGCGGCCCGCTGAAAGATTCGATCTCCGTTCTCCCGCACGATCATTACTATCACAGCCAAGAACAATTGCCTGCAGATCTCAGGGAAACCCATAACTGGGACCACCCTGACTCCATCGACAATCAGCTTTTCGCAACTCACCTGCTTCAACTGAAAAACGGTGATGATGTCGAGCGACCAGTCTATTGTTTTAAAACACATCGACGGTTACCCGACCGAAATTTGGTTACGTCTAAGCCGATCATTTTGGTCGAAGGCATTCTCTTGCTGGCGATTCCTGTCATCCGAGAGCTAATCGATTGGCGGATCTATATCGATGCCCCATCCGATGAACGAATCCTCCGCCGCATCGTGCGGGACACTACCGAGCGTGGACGAACCCTGCAGTCCGTGATCGACCAATACCGTGGTTCTGCTCGACCGATGCACGAAGCATGGATTGAACCGAGCCGGACTTCGGCGCACTTAGTCGTTCCGAACGAGCATGAGGCAAGCTTCCTGGTCAGCGGCCGTATTATCGAGAATGCATTGGAGAACATGCTTCGCGTGGGGATGTGA
- a CDS encoding YifB family Mg chelatase-like AAA ATPase, with amino-acid sequence MDTDGTGYSILMLGPPGSGKTMLAKRLPTILPTLSASESIETTRIYSALGRLRTGQALMAQRPFRSPHHTISDAGLVGGGSPPAPGEVSLANHGVLFLDELPEFNRKTLEVMRQPLEDRIVTISRAMRSTTFPADFMLVAALNPCPCGYRTDPRRSCACTPPQIERYMGRISGPLLDRIDIHIEVPAVSFSELSSGPPGTSSEMIRQEVMHAREVQSNRFAVSSTRTNAQMSSRELREYCPLGKQQSSRLRDAVTEMGLSARAHDKILRVARTIADLESSSSIETHHIEEAINFRMLDRDIFH; translated from the coding sequence CTGGATACGGATGGAACTGGATATAGCATCCTTATGCTCGGACCACCCGGGTCGGGGAAGACCATGCTCGCGAAACGGTTGCCTACCATTCTGCCCACGCTCTCCGCGAGCGAATCGATTGAGACCACCCGGATTTATTCGGCATTGGGAAGATTGCGGACCGGACAAGCGCTCATGGCCCAACGCCCGTTCCGATCGCCCCATCACACCATCAGCGATGCGGGATTGGTTGGTGGCGGAAGTCCACCCGCACCAGGCGAAGTCTCGTTGGCCAACCACGGGGTTCTCTTTTTAGATGAATTGCCCGAGTTCAATCGAAAGACACTGGAAGTCATGCGACAGCCGCTTGAAGATCGCATTGTCACCATCTCACGCGCGATGCGCAGTACCACCTTTCCCGCTGACTTTATGCTTGTGGCCGCCTTAAATCCTTGCCCCTGCGGCTATCGAACCGATCCGCGTCGAAGCTGCGCATGCACCCCCCCTCAAATCGAACGCTACATGGGGAGGATTAGTGGTCCGCTCTTGGATCGAATCGATATCCATATCGAAGTTCCAGCGGTTTCCTTTAGCGAACTATCCAGCGGCCCTCCAGGAACCAGCAGTGAGATGATCCGGCAAGAAGTGATGCATGCCCGCGAAGTGCAATCGAATCGCTTTGCCGTTTCCTCCACTCGAACGAATGCCCAAATGAGCAGCCGGGAACTACGTGAGTATTGTCCCCTCGGTAAACAGCAATCCTCGCGCTTACGCGATGCGGTCACAGAGATGGGACTTTCCGCCCGCGCTCACGACAAGATCTTGCGCGTCGCACGGACCATCGCCGATTTGGAATCAAGCAGTTCTATAGAAACTCATCACATCGAAGAAGCTATCAACTTCCGGATGTTGGATCGCGATATCTTTCACTAA
- a CDS encoding recombinase family protein encodes MQPKSKDKAKTPRAYSYIRFSTPEQALGDSERRQIALAIKYANKKGLELDQSLTPDRGLSGFKGDHRKRGSMARFLKMIDDGEIAYGSMLIVENIDRFSREPFMDAFASVTKIISAGITIETISPEASFDRQSMNSPQLFMLISQMQLAHEESRKKSERGKASRASKRASARDGVIFTRLVPAWIQVDSDGNRKLIPAAKRAIKRMFELKASGMGVQSIVKELNSGRYWQPPALLRSPAGSQRTIAKPNPKAIGVWRESYVKKILSNRAVIGEFQPHVMKDGSRVPDGDPIVGYFPPVVSESLFNRVANRLATNKGSGGPTGRFSNILRYLVRCGYCGATMTFIDKGKPPKGSTYFKCENNIRTGKCRPALIRFDEVLSLVLDNCPKLVPELVLADPSNGAKELIEATARLEEIVANEAAMENQINNLIDQIATTSSSRVRERYEERLLAIETTLEISKSKRKDAEAEIQRLSVTERDFTNWKNELANLASELKKGRPESRVRANQHLRDLIDRIDIFAEGFPELYDASRHRVSRQLVEVPVRRSSSKLRHYLRADAPMYDSIIEHLDQLSQDHFPDLGKSSEFKEFKSYVAQKRLSREARFIRISFKPGQSIDLVPPKSLADGFRFVADGKEMKWSFCETSVDDLFGMFQNNRKSNDSSAALRVSRLELRKNPSNGKSRKVGGKASA; translated from the coding sequence ATGCAGCCCAAATCAAAAGACAAAGCCAAAACACCTCGAGCCTATTCCTATATTCGATTCTCTACCCCTGAGCAGGCATTGGGAGATTCGGAGCGAAGACAAATCGCACTGGCAATCAAATATGCAAACAAGAAGGGGCTAGAGCTGGATCAGAGCCTAACCCCAGACAGGGGATTAAGTGGGTTCAAGGGCGATCATCGAAAGCGAGGGTCGATGGCTCGTTTTCTGAAAATGATCGATGATGGGGAGATTGCCTACGGAAGCATGCTGATAGTTGAGAACATCGACCGATTCAGCAGGGAGCCCTTCATGGACGCCTTCGCAAGCGTCACCAAGATCATTAGTGCGGGGATCACGATTGAGACCATCTCTCCAGAAGCCTCATTCGATCGCCAATCAATGAATTCGCCTCAACTTTTCATGCTCATTTCTCAAATGCAGCTCGCACATGAGGAGTCGAGGAAAAAGAGCGAGAGAGGTAAAGCAAGTAGAGCATCAAAACGAGCGAGTGCGAGAGATGGAGTGATCTTTACGCGACTTGTACCTGCTTGGATTCAGGTGGATAGCGATGGGAATCGAAAATTAATCCCAGCCGCGAAGCGGGCGATAAAGCGAATGTTTGAACTCAAAGCCAGTGGAATGGGCGTTCAATCGATCGTCAAAGAGCTGAACTCGGGAAGATACTGGCAACCGCCTGCTCTTCTTCGATCGCCAGCAGGCAGCCAACGAACAATCGCCAAACCTAACCCAAAGGCCATTGGTGTTTGGCGTGAGAGCTACGTTAAGAAGATACTCAGCAATCGGGCTGTGATCGGTGAGTTTCAACCCCATGTTATGAAAGATGGCTCTCGCGTGCCTGATGGAGATCCGATTGTTGGATATTTCCCACCGGTTGTGTCTGAATCGCTTTTCAATAGGGTTGCGAATCGACTTGCTACAAACAAAGGTTCAGGAGGGCCGACCGGACGATTCTCTAATATCCTCCGCTACTTAGTTCGATGCGGATACTGCGGAGCCACGATGACCTTCATCGATAAAGGCAAGCCTCCGAAGGGATCGACATACTTCAAATGCGAAAACAACATCCGTACGGGGAAATGTCGACCAGCATTGATTCGATTCGACGAGGTGCTTTCCCTCGTATTGGATAACTGTCCGAAACTAGTCCCAGAATTGGTACTTGCAGATCCGTCAAATGGGGCCAAGGAGTTGATCGAAGCGACCGCGAGGCTAGAGGAGATTGTTGCGAATGAAGCGGCAATGGAGAATCAAATTAACAACTTAATCGACCAAATTGCAACCACCTCCAGTTCGAGAGTTCGCGAACGATATGAGGAAAGGTTGTTGGCAATAGAAACGACTTTGGAAATCTCCAAATCAAAAAGGAAGGACGCGGAAGCTGAAATCCAACGCCTCTCCGTAACTGAACGTGATTTCACGAACTGGAAGAACGAACTTGCCAATCTCGCAAGCGAGCTGAAAAAGGGGCGACCAGAATCCAGAGTGCGAGCTAACCAGCACTTGCGAGATCTGATAGATCGCATCGATATCTTCGCCGAAGGGTTTCCTGAACTTTACGATGCGTCGCGTCATCGAGTATCACGGCAGCTAGTCGAAGTTCCGGTAAGACGCTCCTCATCTAAGTTACGGCACTACCTTCGAGCCGACGCACCCATGTATGACTCGATTATCGAGCACTTGGATCAATTATCTCAGGACCATTTCCCTGACCTTGGGAAGAGTAGCGAATTCAAAGAGTTCAAGAGTTATGTTGCTCAGAAGCGTCTTTCCCGCGAAGCTCGATTTATAAGAATCAGCTTCAAACCTGGGCAATCCATTGATCTCGTCCCTCCCAAATCGCTAGCCGACGGATTTAGATTCGTTGCGGATGGGAAGGAGATGAAATGGAGCTTCTGCGAGACATCCGTCGATGATCTTTTTGGGATGTTTCAAAATAACAGAAAATCCAACGATAGCTCCGCAGCCCTGCGCGTATCGAGGCTTGAGCTCCGAAAGAATCCCTCGAACGGAAAGTCACGAAAGGTGGGTGGGAAAGCCTCGGCGTGA
- a CDS encoding recombinase family protein: MAKCKAIYLRVSSSSQDTRSQEPDLKRWDSSQEGETIWFREKVSGRTMNRPAWNDLMAKVRTGEIQEIVVWRLDRLGRTASGLTSLFDELRSSKVNLVSIKDGLDLETSAGRLMANVLASVAQYDNEVRAERIRAGQEAAKARGVKWGGSKPGIRKKVKANHLRSIEVLYRGGQSTTEISKSLNLSRPTVSKIIKELKSNEIAK; the protein is encoded by the coding sequence ATGGCGAAATGCAAAGCGATCTACTTAAGAGTTTCGAGCAGTTCTCAAGACACAAGGAGCCAAGAGCCAGATTTGAAACGATGGGATTCTTCGCAGGAAGGTGAGACGATTTGGTTTCGCGAGAAGGTATCTGGCAGAACCATGAATCGCCCTGCATGGAATGACCTCATGGCGAAAGTACGAACGGGGGAGATCCAAGAGATTGTAGTTTGGCGATTGGATCGACTTGGCCGAACGGCATCGGGGCTCACAAGCTTGTTCGATGAACTCCGAAGTTCAAAAGTCAATTTGGTGAGCATCAAAGACGGACTGGATCTTGAGACTTCTGCGGGGAGACTAATGGCAAATGTTCTCGCCAGCGTCGCCCAATACGACAACGAAGTTCGAGCCGAAAGGATTCGAGCAGGGCAAGAAGCTGCCAAGGCTAGGGGAGTGAAGTGGGGAGGATCGAAGCCTGGTATCCGGAAGAAGGTGAAGGCAAATCACCTTCGTTCGATCGAAGTTCTTTACCGAGGTGGGCAGTCAACGACGGAAATTTCAAAATCGCTAAACCTTTCCAGGCCAACGGTTTCCAAGATTATCAAGGAACTCAAATCGAACGAAATCGCCAAATGA
- a CDS encoding helix-turn-helix domain-containing protein yields the protein MSESLHTPEYRVLLITLAAVRERSGITQVMLAEKLGVTQSYVSKFERGERRLDLVQLRHVCKALGVGLVEFVTLFEAELKKSRSRRSG from the coding sequence ATGAGCGAATCACTCCACACCCCTGAATACCGAGTTCTCTTGATCACCCTCGCCGCTGTCCGCGAGCGATCAGGCATCACCCAGGTGATGCTGGCCGAGAAGCTAGGCGTGACTCAGTCCTATGTGAGCAAATTCGAGAGAGGTGAAAGAAGGCTCGATTTGGTCCAACTCCGGCACGTCTGCAAAGCTTTGGGAGTTGGGCTCGTGGAATTCGTTACCTTATTCGAAGCCGAGCTCAAGAAGTCTCGAAGCCGAAGATCTGGATAA
- a CDS encoding succinate dehydrogenase cytochrome b558 subunit, producing the protein MTSNSSASSFFLRHEFLIRRLHSLSGLVPVGAYMCVHLLTNASLLAGASVFQNNVFTIHAIPFLPMVEWLFIFGPILFHAIVGVWIAQTGRPNSQQYRLGHNYRYTWQRITGYIAIIFIFTHVFHLHGWFHTDWWLKSVAEPLGMAQFKPYNAASSLADAMNSFGGFVWPIFYLVGVLACTFHLANGIWTAGITWGVWLTPKAQHRASIACALFGLLIGSAGVASLVAVKTTDAAEAKVTEDEMYDIRVKARMIQPDDHKRSEGHDSSEPSPEPIIPTDKK; encoded by the coding sequence ATGACCTCGAACAGCTCTGCCTCGTCGTTTTTCTTGCGCCATGAGTTTCTGATCCGCCGGCTCCACTCTCTCAGCGGATTGGTACCAGTCGGGGCTTACATGTGTGTGCACTTGCTCACCAATGCGAGCCTGTTGGCAGGTGCCTCGGTCTTTCAAAACAATGTTTTCACGATCCACGCGATTCCCTTTCTACCCATGGTCGAATGGTTGTTCATTTTTGGACCCATTTTGTTCCATGCGATTGTTGGGGTTTGGATCGCTCAAACCGGACGTCCTAATTCGCAGCAGTATCGGCTCGGTCACAACTACCGCTACACCTGGCAGCGTATCACCGGCTACATTGCGATCATCTTTATCTTCACCCACGTCTTTCACCTCCACGGATGGTTCCACACCGATTGGTGGTTGAAGAGTGTTGCGGAGCCCCTCGGGATGGCCCAGTTCAAGCCGTACAACGCGGCAAGTTCGCTCGCGGACGCGATGAACAGCTTTGGCGGTTTCGTTTGGCCGATTTTTTACTTGGTGGGTGTGCTCGCTTGCACTTTCCACTTGGCCAACGGGATTTGGACCGCAGGTATCACCTGGGGGGTATGGCTCACTCCCAAAGCGCAGCATCGAGCGAGTATTGCCTGCGCGTTGTTTGGGCTATTGATCGGCTCCGCGGGCGTCGCGTCCCTGGTGGCCGTCAAAACAACCGACGCGGCCGAAGCGAAGGTAACTGAGGATGAAATGTACGACATTCGCGTGAAGGCCAGAATGATTCAACCGGATGACCACAAACGCAGCGAAGGTCATGATTCGTCCGAGCCTTCGCCTGAACCGATCATTCCAACGGACAAGAAATAA
- the sdhB gene encoding succinate dehydrogenase iron-sulfur subunit, whose protein sequence is MIASGTESSKRKPAKINVRVLRQDGPGLPQYWERHQVEYEPDMNVISVLQKIAAQSKTTDGKKVTPVAWDCGCLEEVCGSCTMVINGRVRQSCSALVDRLLEDHPEEIELRPMTKFPVLRDLMIDRSRLFHNLKRVKAWVPVDGYFDMGAGPRISREEQEQNYPLSQCMSCGCCLEACPQFTKIELQRNPGETDEAFEARKQMAYDEGFLGAHAISQAVLFNSHPVGKNIARERMEALTAAGGVQACGNAQNCVAVCPKEIPLTTSIARAGRAATVYSFRKFFDR, encoded by the coding sequence ATGATCGCATCAGGTACTGAATCATCCAAGCGAAAGCCCGCTAAGATCAACGTCCGTGTCCTTCGACAAGACGGTCCCGGCCTCCCGCAATACTGGGAACGCCATCAAGTCGAATACGAACCAGACATGAACGTGATCAGCGTTCTCCAAAAGATCGCTGCGCAATCCAAAACGACGGACGGCAAGAAAGTCACGCCGGTTGCTTGGGACTGCGGATGCTTGGAAGAGGTCTGTGGATCCTGCACCATGGTGATCAACGGCCGCGTGCGACAAAGCTGTAGCGCCTTGGTCGATCGGCTCTTAGAAGATCATCCAGAGGAAATCGAGCTCCGTCCTATGACGAAGTTCCCTGTGCTGCGAGATCTGATGATCGACCGATCCCGACTCTTCCATAACTTGAAGCGAGTCAAGGCGTGGGTGCCGGTCGATGGCTACTTTGATATGGGTGCCGGTCCACGAATTTCTCGTGAAGAGCAGGAACAAAACTACCCGCTCAGCCAGTGCATGAGTTGCGGTTGCTGCCTGGAGGCTTGCCCCCAATTCACCAAGATCGAGTTGCAACGAAATCCTGGTGAAACCGACGAGGCATTCGAGGCTCGCAAGCAAATGGCCTACGACGAAGGATTCTTGGGTGCCCATGCGATTTCCCAAGCCGTGCTCTTCAATTCCCATCCTGTCGGAAAGAACATTGCCCGCGAGCGCATGGAAGCACTCACCGCAGCAGGGGGAGTGCAAGCCTGTGGGAATGCACAGAACTGTGTCGCCGTTTGTCCAAAAGAGATTCCGCTCACCACTTCGATTGCTCGTGCAGGACGGGCCGCGACGGTCTACAGCTTCCGCAAGTTCTTCGATCGATAA